From Thermosipho africanus Ob7, the proteins below share one genomic window:
- a CDS encoding ABC transporter transmembrane domain-containing protein: MKIFVKWIFKMPKKYLCSLFGLSFLSVLSTIFISYSSILSRDLINKAALKNENYVYYAILFFLAVLVSHIFLLFQRCLSYYFIGRYLNFYGTYCYKKIMSKDYLNFSKKTSSFYSQISFRTVKDMINFVSNNESTDGVVFALKIFTYISAMYYIDKLSGIYMIIFSILILITLAISNSFYYKNLKQLNDEFLEIKSYVADTFSGIQEIKLFNAKKAEFENYKKRTNYYWKKTKSVYIIDQILSNFSRNLFSMIFYFLVIKQGINLKDPGSFFALTNLFLLLRYQLFTSLGVWDNIRTAVISAKQLEENVG; encoded by the coding sequence GTGAAGATATTTGTAAAATGGATATTTAAGATGCCAAAAAAATATCTTTGTTCACTATTTGGATTAAGCTTTTTAAGTGTACTGTCAACTATATTTATTTCGTATTCATCAATTTTGAGTAGAGATTTAATAAATAAAGCAGCTTTAAAAAATGAAAACTATGTCTACTATGCAATTTTATTTTTTCTTGCAGTATTGGTAAGTCATATTTTTTTACTTTTTCAAAGATGCCTTTCATATTATTTTATTGGAAGATATTTGAATTTTTATGGTACCTATTGTTATAAAAAAATTATGTCTAAAGATTATTTAAATTTTTCAAAAAAAACATCATCATTTTATTCACAAATTTCTTTTAGAACAGTTAAAGATATGATCAATTTTGTAAGTAACAACGAAAGCACAGATGGGGTAGTATTTGCACTAAAAATATTTACATATATTTCAGCAATGTATTATATTGATAAGCTTTCAGGAATATATATGATAATATTTTCAATTTTAATTTTGATTACTCTTGCAATTTCAAACTCATTTTATTATAAAAATTTGAAACAATTAAATGATGAGTTTTTAGAAATAAAATCTTATGTTGCAGATACATTTTCTGGTATCCAAGAAATTAAATTATTTAATGCTAAAAAGGCAGAATTTGAAAATTATAAAAAAAGGACAAATTATTATTGGAAAAAAACTAAATCAGTTTATATTATTGATCAAATCTTATCTAATTTTTCAAGAAACTTGTTCTCCATGATATTCTATTTTTTAGTAATTAAGCAAGGAATAAATTTAAAAGATCCCGGAAGTTTTTTTGCATTGACAAACCTGTTTCTTCTACTCAGGTACCAATTATTTACTTCACTCGGTGTTTGGGATAATATTAGAACTGCTGTTATTTCTGCAAAACAATTAGAAGAAAATGTTGGCTAA
- a CDS encoding ATP-binding cassette domain-containing protein: MFEKLEFINVNFSYEGRKIINNLNFEIKNGEKISIVGSSGEGKSTLIKLILRYINPDSGHILVNGKPLNSIENWYEIVGVLSQRTHIFNRSIRDNLLIAKHDATDKELYNALEFAGLSDFLKTRTLDTILGEEARNISGGERARISLARLILRNPEFVILDEPLEGVDKLVEKEVINNIKDFVEDKTLILISHRFSILSLTDEFAVLENGEIKEKGKFSEHSDKSLLKKFFKAEQELTEKFRRDEKK; this comes from the coding sequence ATGTTTGAAAAATTAGAATTTATTAACGTAAATTTTTCATATGAAGGTAGAAAAATAATTAATAATCTAAATTTTGAAATTAAAAACGGCGAAAAAATATCAATAGTAGGTTCAAGTGGTGAAGGAAAATCCACTTTAATAAAGCTAATTTTAAGATATATTAATCCTGATTCAGGACACATACTTGTAAATGGAAAACCATTAAATAGCATTGAAAATTGGTATGAAATAGTTGGAGTTTTAAGTCAAAGAACCCATATTTTTAACAGAAGTATAAGGGACAATCTGTTGATAGCAAAGCATGATGCAACTGACAAAGAATTATACAATGCTTTAGAGTTTGCAGGTTTAAGCGATTTTTTAAAAACAAGAACTTTAGATACTATCCTTGGAGAAGAAGCTAGAAATATATCTGGCGGAGAAAGGGCAAGAATTTCTCTTGCAAGGTTAATTTTAAGAAATCCTGAATTTGTTATTCTTGATGAACCTTTAGAAGGAGTAGACAAACTTGTAGAAAAAGAAGTAATAAATAATATTAAGGACTTTGTAGAAGATAAGACACTAATACTGATTTCACATCGATTTTCAATATTGTCTCTTACCGATGAATTTGCAGTCTTGGAGAATGGAGAGATAAAAGAAAAAGGAAAATTTAGTGAACACTCCGATAAAAGTCTTTTAAAAAAGTTTTTCAAAGCAGAACAAGAATTGACAGAAAAATTTAGAAGGGATGAAAAAAAGTGA
- a CDS encoding endonuclease/exonuclease/phosphatase family protein produces MKYIKLTLILLISIALVIAGYFGILILIGTLTDYKPEKIEKIEVENVSTLTIDSSRLTIFDWNIGYGGLGKDMDFFMDGGKKAITDKNDVLKNLEGIKEILIKNEADIYLIQEIDRNSRRSGYVDELDYLKENVFKNYNIAFAYNYKVLFVPVPYLNPTGKIEAGLATFSKYKIDEALRMALPGEYEWPTRLFQLDRCLILTRMKVKNGKDLVILNIHPSAYDPGGKLREQQLKFIMETAKKEFELGNYVIIGGDWNSEFFDNLDFKYTEEKPESYIKLPDFFKLEGWKWAIDNTVPTNRSLKTKYIPGQSFVTVIDGFYVSPNIEIDYVKNIDLNFEFTDHNPVILKITLVED; encoded by the coding sequence ATGAAATATATAAAATTAACTCTTATATTGTTGATATCTATTGCATTAGTTATTGCAGGATATTTTGGAATATTAATATTAATTGGTACACTTACTGATTATAAACCTGAAAAAATAGAGAAAATTGAAGTAGAGAATGTTTCAACATTAACAATTGATAGTAGTAGGTTGACTATATTTGATTGGAATATAGGTTACGGTGGTTTAGGAAAAGATATGGACTTTTTCATGGATGGAGGTAAAAAGGCTATAACTGACAAAAATGATGTTTTAAAAAATCTTGAAGGGATAAAAGAAATACTTATAAAAAATGAAGCGGATATTTATCTTATACAAGAAATTGACAGAAATAGTAGAAGATCGGGGTATGTTGATGAGCTAGATTATTTAAAAGAAAATGTTTTTAAAAATTATAATATTGCATTTGCTTACAATTACAAAGTATTATTTGTTCCGGTTCCTTATCTAAATCCTACTGGAAAAATTGAAGCAGGGCTTGCAACATTTTCGAAGTATAAAATTGATGAAGCTTTGAGAATGGCTCTACCAGGTGAATATGAGTGGCCCACTAGACTTTTTCAGCTTGATAGATGTCTTATATTAACAAGGATGAAAGTAAAAAACGGAAAAGATTTGGTTATTTTGAATATACATCCAAGTGCTTATGATCCAGGTGGAAAGCTTAGAGAACAACAATTAAAATTTATAATGGAAACAGCTAAAAAAGAATTCGAACTTGGGAATTATGTAATTATAGGTGGAGATTGGAATAGTGAATTTTTTGATAATTTAGACTTTAAATATACAGAAGAAAAACCTGAATCTTATATTAAACTTCCGGATTTTTTCAAACTTGAGGGATGGAAATGGGCTATTGATAATACTGTTCCAACAAATAGATCTCTTAAAACAAAATATATTCCTGGGCAAAGTTTTGTTACTGTTATTGATGGTTTTTATGTTTCGCCAAATATTGAAATAGACTATGTGAAAAATATTGACTTGAATTTTGAATTTACAGATCATAACCCAGTAATTTTAAAAATTACATTAGTTGAAGATTAA
- a CDS encoding phosphoribosyltransferase, translated as MYEFINELEKFDNQKEKFKIIEQIENYQIYCLEHYYPKNSFSDFVLDESELDFRNLVFKFKNGNKQAQKKIIKKLVPSIKKLNIISEDFIFLTIPASKKAETEKRYKYFSKKFSKLLNIEDGYGIISNKIEKEEKHLSGRKVNFLDYIEIDEERIKNKNVILFDDIISSGKTFLEIANRLKQLKVKKIIGIFFSKNCFK; from the coding sequence ATGTATGAATTTATAAATGAATTAGAAAAATTTGATAATCAAAAGGAAAAATTTAAAATAATTGAACAAATAGAAAATTATCAAATTTATTGTTTGGAGCATTATTATCCAAAAAATTCTTTTTCTGATTTTGTTTTGGATGAGAGCGAATTAGATTTTAGAAATTTAGTTTTTAAATTTAAAAATGGAAACAAACAAGCACAAAAAAAGATTATAAAAAAATTGGTACCCTCTATTAAAAAATTGAATATTATAAGTGAAGATTTTATATTTTTAACAATACCAGCATCTAAGAAAGCTGAAACAGAAAAAAGATATAAATATTTTTCTAAGAAATTTTCTAAATTACTGAACATAGAAGATGGATATGGTATAATATCAAACAAAATTGAAAAAGAAGAAAAACATCTTTCAGGAAGAAAAGTAAATTTTTTAGATTACATTGAGATTGATGAGGAAAGAATAAAGAACAAAAATGTTATTCTCTTTGATGATATTATATCTTCTGGAAAAACATTCTTAGAAATTGCTAATCGGCTAAAACAATTAAAAGTTAAAAAAATAATAGGAATTTTTTTTAGCAAAAACTGTTTCAAATAA
- a CDS encoding ABC transporter ATP-binding protein, which translates to MKQFYKYFFTYHKLLSKKLMFKKLFIDICYILSSILSIILPIFLGKIVDSFLNLNFSYPFFVFILLYVLYFIFSEISSFFRITFYLVDGPKYLFEKAIFTVLKKSDLEVNPKKEMDRIFSFEHVFEFFYGSFAIFVFILPFLVLFSSLMIFINSWKVGLLMIFNFFLLLFSSNKKVDAESKISEKMNESEYNVTNTLSDLYSGYEEIRNYNSLFFSLKWLKDGYNSLVKAYDLFGKSELKFGLSYELFSAVIIPIVIIFISFEVFKGNLTPGIAIMILRYVENVKNYSEVYINDSDYIAWAASRAKDAYDNYLREV; encoded by the coding sequence ATGAAGCAGTTTTATAAATATTTTTTCACATACCACAAATTACTTTCTAAAAAACTAATGTTTAAAAAATTATTTATTGATATTTGTTACATTTTATCATCGATTTTGTCTATTATACTCCCAATTTTTCTTGGAAAGATTGTAGACAGTTTTTTAAACTTAAATTTTTCGTATCCTTTTTTTGTTTTTATTCTTTTGTATGTTCTGTATTTTATATTTTCTGAAATTAGTTCTTTTTTTAGAATCACTTTTTATCTTGTTGATGGTCCAAAATATCTTTTTGAAAAAGCAATATTTACTGTTTTGAAAAAATCAGATTTAGAAGTAAATCCTAAAAAGGAAATGGATAGAATTTTTAGTTTTGAGCATGTCTTTGAATTTTTTTATGGAAGTTTTGCTATTTTCGTTTTTATCCTACCATTCTTAGTTTTATTTTCATCTCTAATGATATTTATAAACAGCTGGAAAGTAGGATTATTAATGATTTTTAATTTCTTTCTTTTGCTATTTTCTTCAAATAAAAAAGTAGATGCAGAAAGTAAGATTTCAGAAAAGATGAATGAATCAGAATATAATGTTACAAATACACTTTCTGATCTTTATTCAGGTTACGAAGAAATTAGAAATTATAACTCTCTTTTTTTTAGTTTGAAATGGTTAAAAGATGGATATAATTCTTTGGTGAAAGCTTACGATCTCTTCGGTAAATCTGAATTAAAGTTTGGATTATCTTATGAACTATTTTCAGCAGTTATAATCCCAATAGTAATAATATTTATAAGCTTTGAAGTTTTTAAAGGCAATTTGACTCCAGGAATTGCCATTATGATCTTAAGGTACGTTGAAAATGTTAAAAATTATTCAGAAGTTTATATTAATGACAGCGATTATATTGCGTGGGCTGCTTCTAGAGCTAAAGATGCTTATGATAATTATTTAAGAGAGGTGTAA
- a CDS encoding GGDEF domain-containing response regulator, translated as MKKILLVDDSKFWRLLLYDLLKSNYEVYIADSGFDGIKKAFEYYPDIILTDYNMPDISGIFLSIVLRNYDEFKNSGIFILTSSDDKLNDFWVKKSGANKFFSKSIFKEKDKLDDFLITLKMKDFYSIKTNNHKISREKIYEIIEQKLKSEIFQKEILNLLKYVRDEKHLVFRLYSFFKDLFDVEAFFALLLSESEGRIYSFNGNVSKNHAKALLLSYFEKPTIPTTWTFIGDFNDNSSKKIKEHKKFLIKFENKEEGIILVEPRLSNFKSMTDLISTSLGVVFNTLNNFKEYINASIFDGLTELYNKKNLIIKIEEFVKKYSTDSTIAIIDIDNFKSVNDKYGHVVGDKVLKKLAEIIKNSIDKNAIAGRYGGEEFIILFNSPDVAFTTIEKIFDTIHKTDWGDILNDKRKITISCGVSSYKMNQTITDFIDSADKLLYKAKKDGKDRYYFENYNLMENKYIV; from the coding sequence ATGAAAAAAATATTATTAGTTGATGATAGCAAGTTCTGGAGATTGCTATTGTATGATTTATTAAAAAGTAATTATGAAGTTTATATTGCTGATTCTGGATTTGATGGTATTAAAAAAGCTTTTGAATATTATCCTGATATCATCTTAACTGACTACAATATGCCCGATATATCGGGTATATTTTTATCCATTGTGCTAAGAAATTATGATGAGTTCAAAAATTCTGGAATATTTATACTTACAAGTTCTGACGATAAATTAAACGATTTTTGGGTAAAAAAGAGCGGTGCAAATAAATTCTTTTCAAAATCAATTTTTAAAGAAAAAGACAAGTTAGATGATTTTCTTATAACCTTGAAAATGAAGGATTTTTATTCAATTAAGACAAATAATCATAAAATTTCTAGAGAGAAAATATATGAAATTATAGAGCAGAAATTAAAAAGTGAGATTTTCCAAAAAGAAATTCTAAATTTATTAAAATATGTCAGAGATGAAAAGCATCTAGTTTTTAGATTATATAGCTTCTTTAAAGATTTATTTGATGTTGAAGCATTCTTTGCTTTATTACTTTCCGAATCAGAAGGTAGAATTTATTCATTCAATGGAAATGTGAGCAAAAATCATGCAAAAGCACTTTTATTATCTTATTTTGAAAAACCTACTATTCCTACAACCTGGACTTTCATTGGCGATTTTAATGATAATTCGAGTAAGAAAATAAAAGAACACAAAAAATTTCTTATAAAATTTGAAAACAAAGAAGAAGGGATAATCCTTGTGGAACCTAGGTTAAGCAATTTCAAAAGTATGACCGACTTGATATCCACTAGTTTGGGAGTCGTTTTTAACACTTTAAACAATTTTAAAGAATATATAAATGCCTCAATTTTTGATGGGCTTACAGAGTTGTACAACAAAAAGAACTTGATTATAAAAATTGAAGAATTTGTTAAAAAATATTCTACAGATTCAACTATTGCAATTATTGATATTGACAACTTTAAAAGTGTGAATGACAAATATGGGCATGTTGTTGGAGATAAGGTTTTAAAAAAACTTGCGGAGATTATTAAAAATAGTATTGATAAAAATGCCATTGCTGGAAGGTATGGTGGCGAAGAGTTTATAATTTTATTCAATTCTCCTGATGTTGCATTTACTACTATTGAAAAAATATTTGATACAATTCATAAAACGGATTGGGGGGATATTTTAAATGATAAAAGAAAAATTACAATAAGTTGTGGAGTTTCATCTTATAAAATGAATCAAACTATTACTGATTTTATTGACTCTGCAGATAAACTCCTTTATAAAGCTAAAAAAGATGGAAAAGATAGGTATTATTTTGAAAATTATAATTTAATGGAAAATAAATATATAGTTTAA
- a CDS encoding RecQ family ATP-dependent DNA helicase: MPSIFLEREILSLGRKEIGILSAWLHKALIESIIDGLFFNKEKWKILIIERDFEFAKIAMIDFINNIRKIAQLNDLNFPDIAFDVKNQNMLNCKVEYNSYDLVINIGYTNTEKTKINSNNYMYVFPNTLESKVKYDFYKFLPIKYNLEGKEEVLKYFLKNIFRKEEFREGQIEIIKNILSLKSTIGLLPTGSGKSLCYQFSALFQPGMIVIVDPLNSLMIDQCNNLSNLGIKSNAYINSNIGSIEKTELYKKILDCEIKYLFISPERLQMKSFRKILIQFLENYSIPFFVIDEAHCISEWGHDFRTSYLKLYDNIIKTIECEPIILALTGTASNVVLIDIQKELNILSFESVIFPKSYERNELEFNIFRGKDKRKILKWILEYDLPSRFKVSLEKLSGIIFSSKINGKDGIIYIHKYLNEFGINSKFYSGKVPKKIKISNYEIQKKIIQTQFKENKFPVLVATKAFGMGIDKDNIRYTIHYNLPSSIESFYQEAGRAGRDKNKAICYLIFTEHSRTLTDYLLNTDNDVSVIKEIFKTSQIKDDVSIQLYFHLKSFPGKKYEIIEIIHFFNKLRENSNNFKKNIVKLQTKDKYVEKILYRLSILGIIDDYTIRYDNKNIIYEIVLKKFTKEVVLLNLLKFVSRYKFKNYVEETYKLLKDKDIEDYIVFLINFIYDEIEKRKRKSLYYLVEMSRNYSNNNDIKNFITNYFSKHSYSDMLDELNKEIKEEKILKFLDILNQLEDYEIKIIYKSLSKYNKNISMNLISVFLKLILNQNIKKIIPEWEFFCKNSNYFSSNFIEKIFIFLEKFDHFEEFYRVFLKYNYDKSIVKKYYYIDKSLSAKIILNSLYKELKKLTLELEG; the protein is encoded by the coding sequence TTGCCTTCCATTTTTTTAGAAAGAGAAATTCTTTCTTTGGGGAGAAAGGAAATAGGAATATTATCTGCATGGCTTCATAAAGCATTGATTGAATCCATTATTGATGGACTGTTTTTTAACAAAGAAAAATGGAAAATTTTAATTATTGAACGAGATTTTGAGTTTGCGAAAATCGCAATGATTGATTTTATAAACAATATTCGAAAAATAGCCCAGCTAAATGACTTAAATTTCCCGGATATTGCATTTGATGTAAAAAATCAAAATATGTTAAATTGCAAAGTTGAGTATAATTCGTATGACTTAGTGATTAACATAGGTTATACAAATACTGAAAAAACAAAAATTAATTCTAATAATTACATGTATGTATTCCCAAACACTCTAGAATCAAAAGTTAAATATGATTTTTATAAATTTCTACCTATCAAATACAATTTAGAAGGTAAAGAAGAAGTTTTAAAATATTTTTTGAAAAATATTTTTAGAAAAGAAGAATTTAGAGAAGGCCAAATTGAAATAATAAAAAATATTCTTTCGCTAAAATCAACTATAGGTCTTCTTCCGACAGGTTCTGGTAAATCTCTATGTTATCAGTTTAGTGCTTTATTTCAACCAGGAATGATTGTTATTGTTGACCCATTAAATTCTCTTATGATCGACCAATGCAATAATCTTAGCAATTTAGGAATTAAATCTAATGCATATATAAACAGTAACATAGGTAGTATTGAAAAAACTGAATTATATAAAAAGATATTAGATTGTGAAATAAAATACTTATTTATTTCTCCAGAGAGATTACAGATGAAAAGTTTTAGAAAAATTTTAATACAGTTTTTAGAGAATTACTCAATTCCTTTTTTTGTAATAGACGAAGCCCATTGTATTTCTGAATGGGGGCATGATTTTAGAACTTCTTATCTAAAACTTTATGATAATATAATAAAAACAATAGAATGTGAACCTATAATTCTAGCTTTAACAGGGACTGCTTCAAATGTTGTTTTAATAGATATACAAAAAGAGCTTAATATTCTTTCATTTGAATCTGTAATTTTTCCTAAATCTTATGAAAGAAATGAACTTGAGTTTAATATTTTTAGAGGAAAAGATAAAAGAAAAATTTTAAAGTGGATATTAGAATATGATTTACCAAGCAGATTTAAAGTTAGCCTAGAAAAACTTTCAGGAATAATATTTTCAAGTAAAATAAATGGAAAAGATGGTATTATATACATACATAAATATTTGAATGAATTTGGAATAAATTCAAAATTTTATTCTGGAAAAGTTCCTAAAAAAATAAAAATTTCAAATTATGAAATACAAAAGAAAATTATACAAACACAATTTAAAGAGAACAAATTTCCAGTTCTAGTTGCAACCAAAGCCTTTGGAATGGGAATTGATAAAGATAATATAAGATATACAATACATTATAATTTACCTTCATCGATAGAATCATTTTACCAAGAGGCAGGAAGGGCTGGAAGAGACAAAAATAAAGCTATATGTTATTTAATATTTACGGAACATTCTCGCACATTAACTGATTATCTCTTAAATACAGATAATGATGTTTCTGTTATTAAAGAAATTTTTAAAACTTCTCAAATAAAAGACGATGTATCAATTCAGTTGTATTTTCATTTGAAATCATTTCCAGGTAAAAAATATGAAATAATTGAAATTATTCATTTTTTTAATAAGTTAAGGGAAAATTCAAATAATTTCAAAAAAAATATTGTAAAGCTTCAAACAAAGGATAAGTATGTTGAAAAGATTCTCTATAGGTTATCAATTTTAGGAATTATAGATGACTATACAATTCGGTATGATAATAAAAATATAATCTACGAGATAGTATTAAAGAAATTTACCAAAGAGGTAGTATTGTTGAACTTATTAAAATTTGTTTCTCGGTATAAATTTAAAAATTATGTTGAAGAAACTTACAAATTATTAAAAGATAAAGATATTGAAGATTATATAGTGTTTCTAATTAATTTTATATATGATGAAATTGAAAAAAGGAAAAGAAAATCTTTGTATTATTTAGTAGAAATGTCTAGAAATTATTCAAACAACAATGACATAAAAAATTTTATAACTAACTACTTTTCAAAACATTCATATAGTGATATGTTAGATGAATTAAACAAAGAAATTAAGGAAGAAAAAATTTTAAAGTTTTTAGATATATTAAATCAGCTTGAAGATTACGAGATCAAAATTATATATAAAAGTCTTAGTAAATACAATAAAAATATTTCTATGAACCTTATTAGTGTTTTTTTGAAATTAATTTTAAATCAAAATATCAAAAAAATTATTCCAGAATGGGAATTTTTTTGCAAAAATTCTAATTACTTTTCTAGTAATTTCATTGAAAAAATCTTTATATTTCTAGAAAAATTTGATCATTTTGAGGAATTTTATAGAGTTTTTCTAAAGTATAATTATGACAAGAGTATAGTCAAAAAATATTATTATATAGACAAATCATTATCAGCTAAAATTATTTTAAATTCTTTGTACAAAGAGCTAAAAAAATTAACTTTAGAATTGGAGGGATAA
- a CDS encoding Gfo/Idh/MocA family protein has translation MKKIRLAIVGCGIAARDLHYPALKALNDKFEIVAVTSRTKKHAEEFAKLVGNPEVFDTYEELLEADYIDAVDLTLPIHLNVPFAIKAVEKGKHVICEKPISTDVESAKQLLNVSKETNKVIYIAENWRHIKKFRLIKNLLKNFKEVLYFNWRIFVGMKKDNKYAKTDWRKKPQHIGGFLSDAGVHHVAAMRLIFGDIDWVTAYTKDFSDYLSGPDFISTIVEFKNGVIGNYVASYSFNEEEQFEIYGKENTLKVLKNKIFYNEKEIDFEENMGYKEEFEDFYEVILNNKENDLGNCEEAIKDLAFFEAALKSNGNKIKVDALIN, from the coding sequence ATGAAAAAAATACGTTTAGCAATTGTCGGTTGTGGTATTGCAGCAAGAGATTTACATTATCCCGCATTAAAAGCATTAAATGATAAGTTTGAGATTGTTGCGGTAACTAGTCGTACCAAAAAACATGCTGAAGAATTTGCCAAATTAGTTGGGAATCCAGAAGTATTTGACACCTATGAAGAACTTTTAGAGGCTGATTACATAGATGCAGTAGATTTAACCCTTCCAATACACCTAAATGTTCCCTTTGCTATAAAAGCAGTAGAAAAAGGAAAACATGTAATATGCGAAAAACCTATTTCTACTGATGTAGAATCTGCAAAACAGCTTTTAAATGTATCAAAAGAAACCAACAAGGTGATTTATATTGCAGAAAATTGGAGGCATATAAAAAAGTTCCGTTTGATTAAAAATCTTTTAAAAAATTTTAAGGAAGTATTATATTTTAATTGGAGAATTTTCGTAGGTATGAAAAAAGATAACAAATATGCAAAAACGGATTGGAGAAAGAAGCCACAACATATTGGAGGATTTTTATCTGATGCAGGGGTTCACCATGTTGCAGCAATGAGATTAATTTTTGGTGATATTGATTGGGTAACTGCCTATACAAAAGATTTTTCGGACTACCTTTCAGGACCTGATTTTATAAGTACAATTGTAGAATTTAAAAACGGAGTAATTGGAAACTATGTAGCATCTTACAGTTTCAATGAAGAAGAACAATTTGAGATTTATGGAAAAGAGAATACACTAAAAGTTTTAAAAAATAAAATTTTTTATAACGAGAAAGAAATAGATTTTGAAGAAAATATGGGCTATAAAGAAGAATTTGAAGATTTCTATGAGGTTATATTAAATAATAAAGAAAATGATCTTGGAAATTGCGAAGAAGCAATAAAAGATTTAGCTTTTTTTGAAGCAGCACTAAAATCTAATGGAAATAAAATTAAAGTAGATGCTTTAATAAATTGA